The genomic window GTGAATGCCATTCCCTACGTGGCAATTCAAAAAGGTTTGCTGACAGCAGAGAAGCAAAATAAGAAAAACGTTTTCTCCGGGCGAATTCTGGAAATAGAAGGATTGCCAGATTTAAAAGTTGAACAAGCCTTTGAACTCACCGATGCTAGTGCCGAGCGTTCTTGTGCAGGATGTACAATTAAGCTGAGTGTAGAGACAATTTCGGAATATCTGCGTTCTAACGTCGCGCTGCTGAAAAATATGATAGCACGAGGCTATCATGATCCGCGTACTATGCTGCGCCGTGTGGCAAAGATGGAAGAATGGTTAGCAAATCCTGTGTTATTAGAAGGCGATGCTGATGCTGAGTATGCCGAAATAATTGAAATTGATTTGAATGAAATCAAAGAACCAATTGTTGCTGCTCCCAATGACCCCGATAATGTTAAGTTATTATCGGAAGTTGCTAATGATCCAGTGCAAGAAGTATTCGTCGGTTCTTGTATGACAAATATTGGTCATTATCGGGCAACAGCCAAAGTTTTGGAAGGCGCAGGTGAAGTGAAAACTCGCCTGTGGATATCACCACCAACGCGCATGGATGAACACCAATTAAAAGAAGAAGGTGTATACAGCGTTTTTGGGGCTGCGGGTGCGCGGACAGAAATACCAGGATGTAGTTTGTGCATGGGTAATCAGGCGCGAGTTGCTGATGGCACAACAGTGTTTTCTACCTCTACCCGCAACTTCAATAATCGCATGGGTAAAGATGCGCGAGTCTATCTTGGTTCAGCCGAATTAGCCGCAGTTTGTGCGCTGCTGGGACGGCTTCCCACAGTGCAGGAATATTTGGATGTTGTAGCGAGGAGAATTCATCCTTTTGCAGATGATTTGTATCGGTATTTGAACTTTGATCAAATCGTCGGTTTTGAGGATGAAGGGCGCGTGATTGCGTTGGAAGACATGCCCAGGCTTGAGGATATTTTAGGTATGCCTACGGCAGCGAGGTAGTTATAATTGGCGTGATATGCCCCCAGGATAAACCCTGTGGCTACACGAATGAAGCCCGCATTAGCGGGCTTTTTAATGCAAATCAATCACACGTAAGTCTTTGATAATCCAAAAATTTAGTTATTATCGTATATGATACATAAAGCAAATAACAAGTATGAAAGCATCAGAAACAAGTCTCCGTAACTTACTAGAAGGTGGTAAACAGTTTCAAATACCTCTTTTTCAGCGACCATACTCTTGGAAAAAGGAGAACTGGGAGACTCTGTGGGAAGATTTGATAAGTCTCTATAATGATGATGAAAAAGGCTTTTATTTTCTTGGGCCTATAGTAACCCAAGCTGAACTGGGAACCGCTGACGGTATAAGTCGATATATTGTTATAGACGGACAACAGCGTTTTACAACCCTTAGTATTCTTTTGGCGGCATTAAGAAATTATCTGAAGAAGTCTGACAAACAAATAGCAGAACAGATACATGAATTTTTTTTAATAAACAAGTATCAAAAAAATGATGATTTTTATAAAGTGCTGCCTACTCAGGATGACTGTGACGCATATAAAAGCATTATCGACAATAAGACACCTAAGGCTAAAAATAAAGAATCACAATCAGGAGCAATACATGAAGCTTATAAATTTTTTGATGGCAAGTTGAAAAAGCCTTTTGTAGATGAGGATGTTTTGTTAGACTTTGCCAAATTTAAAAATATTATTCTAGAACGTTTAGTATTAGTAAATATTACTTCTGATAACAACGATAACCCATATCTTATTTTTGAAAGCTTAAATAACAAAGGAGAAGAATTAACCCAGGCAGACTTAGTTCGTAACTATATATTTATGAAGTTACCTTCTGAAGAAAGGGATGAAGTTTATAACAACGAATGGTTGCCTCTTCAAGAAAGTTTTAAGTTAAACATGAAGCAAAAGGAATATGCAGAAGAACTAACTAAGGCATTTTGGTTTTATCTGCGCAAAGATGGAGAGGCAGTTAATGAAAAAGCCGTTTATAAATCAATTAAACAACGTTTTGATGAATCGGCTAAACGCTTTGAAAAACCTGAATTAGGTATCAAGGCTGAGTTACATAACCTTATAAAATTTACTAATTACTATCTACGTCTTAATTTTGATGAGGAAGAACAAGAACCAAAACTAAAGTATTGGTTTCAGCGTTTAAAAAAATTGGATTTTACTACTTGTCATATATTTCTCCTGAATATTTATTATGAATATGAATCACAACGCTTATCTATTCAAGATTTTGAGAAAATCCTGCGATATTTAGAATCTTATTTTGTACGCCGTTGGATTGTCGGGATTCC from Nostoc sp. UHCC 0926 includes these protein-coding regions:
- a CDS encoding DUF262 domain-containing protein codes for the protein MKASETSLRNLLEGGKQFQIPLFQRPYSWKKENWETLWEDLISLYNDDEKGFYFLGPIVTQAELGTADGISRYIVIDGQQRFTTLSILLAALRNYLKKSDKQIAEQIHEFFLINKYQKNDDFYKVLPTQDDCDAYKSIIDNKTPKAKNKESQSGAIHEAYKFFDGKLKKPFVDEDVLLDFAKFKNIILERLVLVNITSDNNDNPYLIFESLNNKGEELTQADLVRNYIFMKLPSEERDEVYNNEWLPLQESFKLNMKQKEYAEELTKAFWFYLRKDGEAVNEKAVYKSIKQRFDESAKRFEKPELGIKAELHNLIKFTNYYLRLNFDEEEQEPKLKYWFQRLKKLDFTTCHIFLLNIYYEYESQRLSIQDFEKILRYLESYFVRRWIVGIPTRALGTTFNNLYKQVKQKNPEDLVNGLRQVLISFEKTQVFPDDNLFSQHIINEPLYNNKSSAANERVKFLLESIEQSLSKERVDTLPMSLEHIMPQKSPLRKEWQEMLGADYNKAHKEWLHTLGNLTLTQYNSELSNKSFEEKLKILRASNVTLNQYFRKVDVWNEEEIKSRAEYLANIAIKVWPR